A window from Cryptomeria japonica chromosome 1, Sugi_1.0, whole genome shotgun sequence encodes these proteins:
- the LOC131874680 gene encoding uncharacterized protein LOC131874680 produces the protein MRSFTGGKELVRPGVTRFATYFLALQTLCEQKGNLRRMFVSAEWMESSFTTQANGIAVAEYMYSTTFWESIEQIVEFSEPLVKILRLVDGDKPPMGYVYEAMDRAKEVIKSKLENNRDKYMPLWDIIDRRWDGQMHTPLHAAGYFLNPLLFYKTDFLEIDAEIKQGFFKCMEKMFPDLEKFDAATIELEMYKHAKGFLSSRAAIQSRKTIQPAAWWASFGDEIPNLRWMAVRILSQPCSSSACERNWSVFEHIHSKKRNRLSQQRLNDLVFVHHNLRLKIRKAQGTIEECLPIDLDEIYPECELIAADDVDDDDDDVDDDYVVADRPLVSEDFDIMRQANFRPEWVEGIRTGSCPGASSSGPPAL, from the exons ATGCGCTCTTTCACAGGTGGCAAGGAGCTAGTTCGACCAGGAgtgacaagatttgcaacatatttccttgcattacaaacattatgtgaacaaaaaggtaatttgaggcgaatgtttgtttcagctgagtggatggagtctagtttcacaactcaagcaaatggcatagcagtggcagagtatatgtattctaccacattttgggaatctattgaacaaattgtagaattttcagagcctttagtaaaaatcttgagactagtggatggagataaaccccccatgggatatgtgtatgaggccatggatagggccaaggaggtgatAAAGAGTAAGCTGGAAAATAACAGGGATAAGTATATGCCgttgtgggacataattgataggagatgggatgGACAAATGCACACTCCTCTCCATGCTGCAGGATATTTTCTCAATCCTCTGTTATTCTATAAGACTGACTTCCTAGAAATTGATGCTGAGATCAAACAAGGCTTCTTCAAGTGCATGGAAAAAATGTTTCCTGACTTGGAAAAATTTGATGCGGCTACGATAGAGCTGGAAATGTACAAGCATGCTAAGGGCTTTCTCTCTTCTAGGGCTGCTATACAAAGCAGAAAGACAATTCAACCAG ctgcatggtgggcttcttttggagatgaaataccaaatttaaggtggatggcggtgcgtattttgagccaaccatgtagctcatcagcttgtgagcgtaattggagtgtgtttgaacacatacattctaagaaacgcaaccgcctatcacaacaacggctgaatgacttggtatttgttcatcacaacctccgcttgaagataaggaaagctcaag GAACTATTGAGGAATGCTTGCCAATTGACCTCGATGAGATATATCCAGAGTGCGAGTTGATTGCtgctgatgatgttgatgatgatgatgatgatgttgatgatgattatgttGTTGCTGATCGTCCGCTTGTgtctgaagattttgatatcatgaGGCAAGCCAACTTTCGTCCTGAATGGGTTGAAGGAATTAGGACAGGCTCTTGCCCAGGAGCTTCATCATCAGGGCCTCCtgccctctag